In Streptomyces sp. NBC_00448, the following are encoded in one genomic region:
- the efeB gene encoding iron uptake transporter deferrochelatase/peroxidase subunit: MTDSTPDITPEPEERRPEAAAAVSRRRLLGAVGAGAAVAGAAVGVGGTVLARGGSSGSGGNGSGGAAKSQIVAFRAGHQAGIATPSQDRLCFATFDVTPGVTRADLAELLKTWTAAAEAMTLGKPVPGDVGDLNAPPDDTGEAVGLAPGNLTITIGYGPSLFDGRFGLAARRPSALKTLPHLPKDNLDPENSGGDLCVQACADDPQVAFHAIRNLRRLAFGTLAPRWMELGFGRTSSTTPQQATPRNLLGFKDGTRNIDATDAALMGQHVWIGDEEPQRWARGGSYLVSRKIQMRMEQWDRDRLGDQQDVFGRFKSSGAPLTGKAEYDTPDFHAKSGGQYVIPADAHIRLAAHENNNGLRILRRGYSYTDGIDPETGDLLGGLFFVAFMKSPDQFSTLQRILGQHDALNEYIQHIGSGVFVTPPGLAAGQDWSTQLFG; this comes from the coding sequence GTGACCGACAGCACCCCGGACATCACTCCCGAACCCGAAGAGCGGCGGCCCGAGGCGGCGGCCGCCGTGAGCAGGCGCCGGCTGCTGGGCGCGGTCGGCGCCGGGGCGGCGGTGGCCGGGGCCGCCGTCGGCGTGGGCGGCACCGTGCTGGCCCGGGGCGGCTCGTCCGGCTCGGGCGGCAACGGCTCCGGCGGCGCGGCCAAGAGCCAGATCGTCGCCTTCCGGGCCGGCCACCAGGCGGGGATCGCCACCCCGTCGCAGGACCGGCTGTGCTTCGCCACGTTCGACGTGACGCCGGGCGTGACCCGCGCCGACCTGGCGGAGTTGCTGAAGACGTGGACGGCCGCCGCGGAGGCCATGACGCTCGGCAAGCCGGTGCCCGGCGACGTCGGCGACCTCAACGCCCCGCCGGACGACACCGGCGAGGCGGTCGGCCTCGCGCCCGGCAACCTCACCATCACCATCGGGTACGGCCCCTCGCTCTTCGACGGCCGCTTCGGGCTGGCCGCGCGCCGCCCCTCCGCGCTCAAGACGCTGCCGCACCTGCCGAAGGACAACCTCGACCCGGAGAACTCCGGCGGCGACCTGTGCGTGCAGGCGTGCGCGGACGACCCGCAGGTGGCCTTCCACGCGATACGCAACCTGCGCCGGCTGGCCTTCGGCACGCTGGCGCCGCGCTGGATGGAACTCGGCTTCGGCCGCACCTCCTCCACCACGCCGCAGCAGGCCACCCCGCGCAACCTGCTGGGCTTCAAGGACGGCACCCGCAACATCGACGCGACCGACGCGGCGCTGATGGGTCAGCACGTGTGGATCGGCGACGAGGAGCCGCAGCGCTGGGCCCGCGGCGGGTCGTACCTGGTCAGCCGGAAGATCCAGATGCGGATGGAGCAGTGGGACCGGGACCGGCTCGGCGACCAGCAGGACGTGTTCGGGCGGTTCAAGTCCAGCGGGGCGCCGCTGACCGGGAAGGCCGAGTACGACACCCCCGACTTCCACGCCAAGTCCGGCGGGCAGTACGTCATCCCGGCCGACGCGCACATCCGGCTGGCGGCCCACGAGAACAACAACGGGCTGCGCATCCTGCGGCGCGGCTACTCGTACACCGACGGGATCGACCCGGAGACGGGCGACCTGCTGGGCGGGCTGTTCTTCGTGGCGTTCATGAAGAGCCCGGACCAGTTCAGCACCCTCCAGCGCATTCTCGGCCAGCACGACGCGCTCAACGAGTACATCCAGCACATCGGCAGCGGCGTCTTCGTCACCCCGCCCGGCCTCGCGGCCGGCCAGGACTGGTCCACCCAGCTGTTCGGCTGA
- a CDS encoding helix-turn-helix domain-containing protein — protein MRKERSSLAAEIISEIRRQVPEFARPLAGNFGAGIQQGVESALAEFADLLAAGRAEGAFSEDRLRVHRALGRGELAEGRSLDALQAAYRLGGRVAWRRYARVARRSGLGADLMVVLAEAIFACLDELASAAVRGYTEAKADEAGTLVRRRHRLLDLLVGPAAPDAVREAAGTADWPLPAAVACVALGPPPAPGPPAARARLPDLVLADTDGAQPFLLVPEPALYLRDGQVQRVLHERTAVIGPTVPVALAADSLRWARAILACLPEGQRGGLVDCDRCLPELMLLGDPALVQLIAERRLRPLAALTPKRGERLAETLLAWLQTNRGSAPDVAARLGIHPQTARRRLHQVQHLFGPALADADARFELEVALRGRVLAHRPLPSR, from the coding sequence GTGCGAAAGGAGCGTTCCTCGCTCGCCGCCGAGATCATCAGCGAGATACGGCGCCAGGTGCCCGAATTCGCCCGGCCGCTCGCCGGGAATTTCGGTGCCGGAATCCAGCAGGGCGTGGAGAGCGCCCTCGCGGAATTCGCCGACCTGCTGGCCGCCGGCCGGGCCGAGGGTGCTTTCAGCGAGGACCGGCTGCGGGTGCACCGCGCCCTGGGCCGGGGCGAGTTGGCCGAGGGCCGCAGCCTCGACGCGCTCCAGGCCGCCTACCGGCTCGGCGGCCGGGTCGCCTGGCGCCGCTACGCCCGGGTGGCCCGCCGCTCCGGGCTCGGCGCGGACCTGATGGTCGTCCTCGCCGAGGCGATCTTCGCCTGCCTCGACGAACTCGCCTCCGCCGCCGTGCGCGGCTACACCGAGGCGAAGGCCGACGAGGCGGGCACCCTCGTCCGGCGCCGCCACCGGCTGCTGGACCTGCTGGTCGGCCCCGCGGCGCCCGACGCCGTACGGGAGGCGGCCGGCACCGCGGACTGGCCGCTCCCGGCCGCGGTGGCCTGCGTGGCGCTCGGGCCGCCGCCCGCGCCCGGCCCACCCGCCGCCCGTGCCCGGCTGCCCGACCTGGTGCTCGCCGACACCGACGGCGCGCAGCCGTTCCTCCTGGTGCCCGAGCCCGCGCTCTACCTGCGCGACGGGCAGGTCCAGCGGGTGCTGCACGAACGGACCGCGGTGATCGGGCCGACCGTGCCGGTCGCGCTGGCCGCGGACTCGCTGCGCTGGGCCCGGGCGATCCTGGCGTGCCTGCCCGAAGGGCAGCGCGGCGGGCTGGTCGACTGCGACCGCTGCCTGCCCGAGTTGATGCTGCTGGGCGACCCGGCGCTGGTCCAACTGATCGCCGAACGGCGGCTGCGCCCGCTGGCGGCGCTCACTCCCAAACGCGGCGAACGGCTCGCCGAGACGCTGCTCGCCTGGCTCCAGACCAACCGCGGCAGCGCGCCCGACGTCGCCGCGCGGCTGGGCATCCACCCGCAGACCGCCCGCCGCCGGCTGCACCAGGTCCAGCACCTCTTCGGCCCCGCGCTCGCCGACGCCGACGCCCGCTTCGAACTCGAAGTCGCCCTGCGCGGCCGGGTGCTGGCCCACCGCCCGCTGCCCAGCCGCTGA
- a CDS encoding esterase/lipase family protein → MKRTLLRGCATAAAALGLTLAGTQGTFAAASTTSASSAAASSASPSAGTDAAAPAASGRLPVNYHFSTGFVGGFFSPTKAPAGANNWSCTPSAAHPYPVVLVHGTLENMNDNWGGAAPLLANNGYCVFAFDYGGSSASAAIQGTGPAEDGAAQLSAFVDQVLAATGAAKVDLVGHSQGGMMPRYYLKNLGGAAKTDKLIALSPSNNGTTLDGLTEFGRQLGLLEPANQFVVGPACAACVEQEVGSDFLTSLNSGGETVPGVTYTVITTTGDEVVTPYTNALLPAAPNVTNITVQDQCGLDASDHLEIAYDPIALTDVLNALDPAHPRPVPCEVVLPVTGPLT, encoded by the coding sequence ATGAAACGCACCCTTCTGCGCGGCTGCGCGACGGCCGCCGCCGCGCTCGGCCTGACCCTGGCCGGCACCCAGGGCACCTTCGCCGCCGCCTCCACCACCTCCGCCTCCTCTGCCGCCGCCTCCTCCGCTTCCCCTTCCGCCGGCACGGACGCCGCCGCACCGGCCGCGTCGGGCCGGCTCCCGGTGAACTACCACTTCAGCACCGGCTTCGTCGGCGGGTTCTTCAGCCCGACGAAGGCCCCGGCCGGCGCGAACAACTGGTCGTGCACGCCGAGCGCCGCGCACCCGTACCCCGTGGTGCTGGTGCACGGCACCCTCGAGAACATGAACGACAACTGGGGCGGCGCCGCGCCGCTGCTGGCGAACAACGGCTACTGCGTCTTCGCCTTCGACTACGGCGGCTCCTCGGCGTCCGCCGCGATCCAGGGCACCGGTCCGGCCGAGGACGGCGCGGCGCAGCTCTCCGCGTTCGTCGACCAGGTGCTGGCGGCGACAGGCGCGGCCAAAGTCGATCTGGTCGGGCACTCCCAGGGCGGCATGATGCCGCGCTACTACCTGAAGAACCTGGGCGGCGCCGCCAAGACCGACAAGCTGATCGCGCTGTCCCCCAGCAACAACGGCACCACCCTGGACGGCCTCACCGAGTTCGGCCGCCAGCTCGGCCTGCTGGAGCCGGCCAACCAGTTCGTGGTCGGCCCGGCCTGCGCGGCCTGCGTCGAGCAGGAGGTCGGCTCGGACTTCCTCACCTCGCTCAACAGCGGCGGCGAGACCGTGCCCGGCGTGACGTACACCGTGATCACCACCACCGGTGACGAGGTGGTCACGCCGTACACCAACGCGCTGCTGCCCGCCGCGCCCAACGTCACGAACATCACCGTGCAGGACCAGTGCGGGCTGGACGCCAGCGATCACCTGGAGATCGCGTACGACCCGATCGCGCTGACCGACGTGCTCAACGCGCTCGACCCGGCGCACCCGCGGCCGGTGCCGTGCGAGGTGGTCCTGCCGGTCACCGGGCCGCTGACGTAG
- a CDS encoding SDR family NAD(P)-dependent oxidoreductase has product MTQQTETRDRVALITGANRGLGRSTALRLAAEGVDSIITYRSHADEAQAVVDEITALGRTAHALPLDTGRLEDFPGFVAEVRRTLKEGWRREDFDYLVNNAGQSAAAPFAQATVEDFDALFAVHVRGVYFLTQALAPLIADGGRIINTSSGLTRFSRPGMSAYATMKGAVEVFTRYLALELGERGITANTVAPGPIATDFGGGYLRDNAQVRTQLGAETALGRVGEPDDIGGVVASLLSEHTGWINGQRVEASGGTLL; this is encoded by the coding sequence ATGACCCAGCAGACCGAGACCCGCGACCGCGTCGCCCTGATCACCGGCGCCAACCGCGGGCTGGGCCGCAGCACCGCGCTGCGGCTCGCCGCGGAAGGCGTCGACTCGATCATCACCTACCGCTCGCACGCCGACGAGGCGCAGGCCGTCGTCGACGAGATCACCGCGCTCGGCCGCACCGCGCACGCCCTGCCGCTGGACACCGGCCGGCTGGAGGACTTCCCCGGTTTCGTGGCGGAGGTGCGGCGGACGCTGAAGGAGGGGTGGCGGCGCGAGGACTTCGACTACCTCGTCAACAACGCCGGGCAGTCCGCCGCCGCGCCCTTCGCGCAGGCCACCGTCGAGGACTTCGACGCGCTGTTCGCGGTACACGTGCGCGGCGTGTACTTCCTCACCCAGGCGCTCGCGCCGCTGATCGCCGACGGCGGCCGGATCATCAACACCTCCTCCGGGCTGACCCGCTTCAGCCGCCCGGGCATGTCGGCGTATGCCACGATGAAGGGCGCGGTGGAGGTCTTCACCCGCTACCTGGCGCTGGAGCTGGGCGAGCGCGGCATCACCGCGAACACCGTGGCCCCCGGGCCCATCGCCACCGACTTCGGCGGCGGCTACCTGCGGGACAACGCGCAGGTGCGCACGCAGCTCGGCGCGGAGACCGCCCTCGGCCGGGTCGGCGAGCCCGACGACATCGGCGGCGTGGTCGCGTCGCTGCTGTCGGAGCACACGGGCTGGATCAACGGCCAGCGCGTCGAGGCGTCCGGCGGCACCCTGCTCTAG
- a CDS encoding helix-turn-helix transcriptional regulator, whose product MDREQLADFLRTRREALQPEDVGLPRGQRRRTRGLRREEVAALCGMSADYYGRIEQARGPQPSEQMLAAIARGLHLSLDERDHLFRMAGHGTPRRSLRADHVSPGMMRIVDRLADTPAQVMSVLGETLLQTQPSMALVGDQTGYSGLDRFMVYRWFTDPVARLTYPEPDHPQHSRFFTAGLREGYTALGPDSPAGELVDALLASSEEFAGIWGDHEVGLRRVEIKRMLHPDVGLLELHCQNLLDEDQSQRLLVYTATPGSESYDKLQLLSSLGARRPGT is encoded by the coding sequence ATGGACCGAGAACAACTGGCGGACTTCCTGCGCACCCGGCGGGAGGCGCTGCAACCCGAGGACGTGGGGCTGCCGCGCGGGCAGCGGCGCAGGACCAGGGGGCTGCGGCGCGAGGAGGTCGCGGCGCTGTGCGGGATGTCCGCGGACTACTACGGCCGGATCGAGCAGGCCCGCGGCCCGCAGCCGTCCGAGCAGATGCTCGCCGCGATCGCCCGCGGCCTGCACCTGTCGCTGGACGAGCGCGACCACCTCTTCCGGATGGCCGGCCACGGCACCCCGCGCCGCAGCCTGCGCGCGGACCACGTCAGCCCGGGCATGATGCGGATCGTGGACCGGCTGGCCGACACCCCGGCGCAGGTGATGTCGGTGCTCGGGGAGACGCTGCTCCAGACGCAGCCGTCGATGGCGCTGGTCGGCGACCAGACCGGGTACTCCGGCCTGGACCGCTTCATGGTCTACCGCTGGTTCACCGACCCGGTGGCCCGGCTGACCTACCCCGAGCCGGACCACCCGCAGCACAGCCGCTTCTTCACCGCCGGGCTGCGCGAGGGGTACACCGCGCTCGGCCCGGACTCGCCGGCCGGCGAACTCGTGGACGCGCTGCTGGCGTCGAGCGAGGAGTTCGCCGGGATCTGGGGCGACCACGAGGTGGGGCTGCGCAGGGTCGAGATCAAGCGCATGCTCCACCCGGACGTGGGCCTGCTCGAACTGCACTGCCAGAACCTGCTCGACGAGGACCAGTCGCAGCGGCTGCTGGTGTACACGGCCACGCCGGGCTCCGAGTCGTACGACAAGCTCCAGTTGCTGTCGTCCCTCGGCGCGCGGCGGCCCGGCACCTGA
- a CDS encoding extracellular solute-binding protein — protein MRRPDVRGYGVIGLCLVVVAVVGVVVVRAVGGNGSVTLLANWSGGDETLFRQQVIQPFEAEEHIHVLYQGSSAESQVLDADAEAGAPPDIAVLPGPGELADYASKGQLAPLDGLIDGKDFNAPWARKVDGPRGEGAHYYWLPIKTDLKSAVWYPKGMTAGQRTAAAAAPGSWCLGMVSGATSGWPATDWIEDILLQQAGPAVYQQWAGGRLRWTDARVARAWRTWGDMVGAGQAAYVRPAVTRAYDVVSRTAAGGGAACTLEHQSSFIRADAGWANGADPKRSDADFVHSADLIPGADSAQDAWEVSGDLAAMLHDTPQARKLISYLARPEVQQKWSLSQSAFSADRAVRTSAYGADPVSLAAARTLDSPGTVRCYDASDAMPAVMRDAFELAALRYLAEPTSLEHQLTILDGVRKRRTMVWLPKVCGGGTG, from the coding sequence ATGAGGCGGCCGGACGTACGGGGATACGGCGTCATCGGCCTGTGCCTCGTGGTGGTCGCCGTGGTGGGTGTCGTGGTGGTGCGGGCGGTCGGCGGGAACGGCTCGGTGACGCTGCTGGCGAACTGGAGCGGGGGCGACGAGACGCTCTTCCGGCAGCAGGTGATCCAGCCGTTCGAAGCCGAGGAGCACATCCACGTGCTCTACCAGGGCAGTTCGGCCGAGAGCCAGGTGCTCGACGCCGACGCCGAGGCCGGCGCGCCGCCCGACATCGCGGTGCTGCCCGGCCCCGGCGAACTCGCCGACTACGCGTCCAAGGGCCAACTCGCCCCGCTGGACGGCCTGATCGACGGCAAGGACTTCAACGCGCCCTGGGCGCGCAAGGTCGACGGCCCTCGTGGCGAGGGCGCGCACTACTACTGGCTGCCGATCAAGACCGACCTGAAGAGCGCGGTGTGGTACCCGAAGGGCATGACGGCCGGACAGCGCACCGCGGCCGCGGCCGCCCCCGGCTCCTGGTGCCTGGGCATGGTCTCCGGCGCCACCTCCGGCTGGCCCGCCACCGACTGGATCGAGGACATCCTGCTCCAGCAGGCCGGTCCCGCCGTCTACCAGCAGTGGGCCGGCGGGCGCCTGCGGTGGACGGACGCACGCGTCGCACGGGCCTGGCGGACCTGGGGCGACATGGTCGGCGCCGGCCAGGCCGCGTACGTCCGGCCCGCGGTGACGCGCGCCTACGACGTGGTGTCCCGCACCGCGGCCGGCGGGGGCGCCGCGTGCACCCTGGAGCACCAGTCGTCGTTCATACGAGCCGACGCCGGCTGGGCGAACGGCGCGGACCCCAAGCGCTCCGACGCGGACTTCGTGCACTCCGCGGACCTCATCCCCGGGGCGGACAGCGCCCAGGACGCCTGGGAGGTCTCCGGCGACCTCGCCGCGATGCTGCACGACACCCCGCAGGCAAGGAAGTTGATCAGCTACCTGGCGCGGCCCGAGGTCCAGCAGAAGTGGAGCCTGTCGCAGTCCGCGTTCTCCGCCGACCGCGCGGTGCGGACCTCCGCCTACGGCGCCGACCCGGTCAGCCTCGCCGCGGCCAGGACCCTCGACTCGCCCGGCACCGTACGCTGCTACGACGCCTCCGACGCGATGCCCGCGGTGATGCGGGACGCCTTCGAACTCGCCGCGCTGCGCTACCTGGCCGAACCCACTTCGCTGGAGCACCAGTTGACGATCCTGGATGGGGTGCGGAAACGGCGGACCATGGTCTGGCTGCCGAAGGTCTGCGGCGGCGGCACCGGTTGA
- a CDS encoding VWA domain-containing protein: MDTHGSTSGDAGAYGDGPGSGPPVPPNGPGAEAGSCPPPDQGQRQDQDQHQDQGAGHRQDTAGPAVGLAISQRMYLPAGAGAQDLHAILTVHVDGIDEAAAADAAADGPPLAEVLVVDCSVSMNVPEKKIHAARQAAVTALKALPDGTPFAIVKGTHHAVTVYPPSGPMRPASAVTRAEAALAVYAMQAGGGTCVGNWLDLAGTLLAEQSAPIPHVLMLTDGRNEHDDRNPLAAVLDTWQGRFLCDAWGIGKDWDAQVLVDVTTRLHGSADAVHDESELPSAYAALVERLLAKPLPELEIRVTPSPGSRLRYLRQMFPNELILPQTATETATGAAVAFTTRAWGNEVRRYQLCLTVDPEGRELDEDLQAAVVEVVAPGSRFRPAGGHPPGPAELRLPPAQPCRVRWTDDPVPALTGNEEDEHFEKHRRLGDTAGRAAEAFRVGQRDDAVRLLGIAVVLAHELNAHRQLAELQRIVEIRDPANGYVVLREGVTRDAFEHLITASTHTTHGPTSDGLPAGDLQVRPVAGLVGCPKCRAPIPSNAKFCPHCRHHLTPGVEAP; this comes from the coding sequence GTGGATACTCACGGGAGCACGAGCGGGGACGCGGGCGCGTACGGTGACGGGCCCGGCTCCGGGCCACCGGTCCCGCCCAACGGGCCTGGCGCAGAAGCGGGTTCGTGCCCGCCGCCGGACCAGGGCCAGCGCCAGGACCAGGACCAGCACCAGGACCAGGGCGCCGGGCACCGCCAGGACACGGCCGGCCCGGCCGTCGGGCTCGCGATCAGCCAGCGCATGTACCTCCCGGCCGGAGCCGGCGCGCAGGACCTGCACGCCATCCTGACCGTGCACGTCGACGGCATCGACGAGGCCGCGGCCGCGGACGCCGCCGCCGACGGGCCGCCGCTCGCCGAAGTCCTCGTCGTGGACTGCTCGGTCTCGATGAACGTGCCGGAGAAGAAGATCCACGCGGCCCGGCAGGCCGCCGTCACCGCGCTGAAGGCGCTGCCGGACGGCACCCCGTTCGCGATCGTCAAGGGCACCCACCACGCGGTGACCGTCTACCCGCCCTCCGGCCCGATGCGCCCGGCCTCCGCGGTCACCCGGGCCGAAGCGGCGCTCGCGGTGTACGCCATGCAGGCCGGCGGCGGCACCTGCGTGGGCAACTGGCTTGACCTCGCGGGCACGTTGCTCGCCGAGCAGTCCGCGCCGATCCCGCACGTGCTGATGCTCACCGACGGCCGGAACGAGCACGACGACCGCAACCCGCTCGCCGCCGTGCTCGACACCTGGCAGGGCCGCTTCCTGTGCGACGCCTGGGGCATCGGGAAGGACTGGGACGCCCAGGTGCTGGTGGACGTCACCACCCGGCTGCACGGCAGCGCGGACGCGGTGCACGACGAGTCCGAACTACCCTCCGCCTACGCGGCGTTGGTCGAGAGGCTGCTGGCCAAGCCGCTGCCGGAGCTGGAGATCCGGGTGACGCCCTCACCCGGCAGCCGGCTGCGCTACCTGCGCCAGATGTTCCCCAACGAGCTGATCCTGCCGCAGACGGCGACCGAGACCGCGACCGGTGCCGCGGTCGCCTTCACCACCCGCGCCTGGGGCAACGAGGTGCGCAGGTACCAGCTGTGCCTGACGGTCGATCCGGAGGGGCGGGAGCTGGACGAGGACCTTCAGGCGGCGGTCGTGGAGGTGGTGGCGCCCGGCAGCCGGTTCCGGCCGGCGGGCGGACACCCGCCAGGGCCGGCCGAGTTGCGGCTGCCACCGGCCCAGCCGTGCCGGGTGCGGTGGACCGACGACCCGGTGCCGGCGCTGACCGGCAACGAGGAGGACGAGCACTTCGAGAAGCACCGGCGGCTGGGCGACACCGCCGGGCGGGCCGCCGAGGCGTTCCGCGTCGGGCAGCGCGACGACGCGGTCCGGCTGCTCGGGATCGCGGTCGTGCTCGCCCACGAGCTGAACGCGCATCGCCAACTGGCCGAACTCCAGCGGATCGTGGAGATCCGCGACCCGGCCAACGGGTACGTGGTGCTGCGCGAGGGCGTGACCCGGGACGCGTTCGAGCACCTGATCACCGCGAGCACCCACACCACGCACGGCCCCACCTCCGACGGCCTGCCCGCCGGGGACCTCCAGGTGCGGCCCGTGGCCGGGCTGGTCGGCTGCCCGAAGTGCCGGGCCCCGATCCCGTCGAACGCCAAGTTCTGCCCGCACTGCCGGCACCACCTCACGCCGGGGGTCGAGGCGCCATGA
- a CDS encoding serine/threonine-protein kinase has translation MTDPPVRCPRPGCDGTLRSTGFCDTCSRMPPAAGPRGVTSVSPPRTAPASAPTPSPAPAPPSPPTPSSAATPARTGAEAGPGADRPRTPGPRAGADSSADLPDGESGRTDSRRERARRQRATRRTADRDRQGDRDRQGERGRSAEDAASRPGLAPAPAVPNFDTLDSDGLVPLPDIPAPPLASIARAPSPPPVGGRPCGIPECPGTIGLSYDGGPPPDHGYCPECGTPYSFRPQLRVGDEIGEASRQTYRVLGYLSPGGTSWVYLAEDTELKDLRVVLKAQINNSDAIARLRAVEEMRSLASLHHRDVVGVISSRKHLAPGEEEPTDYIVMEYVAGRPLNLLLRSNPDELEELFGEPFALDHVVTYGCKILGALEYLHDQGLLYCDMKPANVIHYGRQIKLIDLGAVRRKDDRATRLSYTRNYAPPSRELSQRGFHVDSDLFTVGRTLNELYDKAVPAAGLAERSFDRLIARATHDDPAARFTSAAQMSRQLWEVLREHRALSRHERHPERSTRFEPTAVLFGAVLGEAPGTGYWTGRGGRTERGGRAGQAVGAAPELEFGAPGPKEVARALPVPIPDPDDGAVVFLGRLGAAVPERVAERVLHDPPLRTVEVALWLCRGYLWRGGEEAAGQAAAWLAEAERLMGPDAASYDWRLAWHRGLRDLMNDQVRTAQGYFEAVYDIVPGEWAPKLALGYCAERLRDPEQDVSRYYEAVWERDRTQGSAAFGLARGHLRAGHRTAAVRVLGEVPSTSRHYDTARIAMIRVLTGRLPGADPTAADLRDAADRIAEQPSGAAKKRLVAEVREQEYARRLAAATSPGGPEEAAYSRGIGSGSQPAQAGGALTRLRDRLARLPVLGTHRPPTGPDGAWLDRPFPALPPGELFEGAADGRRLGTLLHESLHDLADQGHDAAERGELLDRAYAVRPESRF, from the coding sequence GTGACCGACCCGCCCGTGCGCTGCCCGCGCCCCGGATGCGACGGCACCCTCAGGTCCACCGGCTTCTGCGACACCTGCTCCCGGATGCCGCCCGCGGCGGGCCCTCGCGGCGTCACCTCCGTATCCCCACCGAGGACCGCGCCCGCGTCCGCCCCCACGCCGTCGCCCGCACCCGCGCCCCCGTCCCCGCCGACGCCCTCTTCCGCGGCCACACCCGCCCGTACCGGAGCCGAAGCCGGTCCCGGAGCGGACCGGCCCCGCACGCCCGGGCCCCGTGCCGGCGCGGACAGCTCGGCGGACTTACCCGACGGCGAGTCCGGCCGTACCGACAGCCGCCGCGAGCGCGCCCGCCGGCAGCGCGCCACGCGCCGCACCGCCGACCGCGACCGCCAGGGTGACCGTGACCGCCAGGGAGAGCGCGGCCGTTCCGCCGAGGACGCCGCGTCCCGGCCCGGCCTCGCACCGGCCCCCGCCGTCCCCAACTTCGACACCCTGGACAGCGACGGCCTCGTCCCGCTCCCCGACATCCCCGCGCCGCCGCTCGCCAGCATCGCCCGCGCCCCCAGCCCGCCGCCCGTCGGCGGCCGGCCCTGCGGCATCCCGGAGTGCCCCGGCACCATCGGGCTGTCGTACGACGGCGGGCCGCCACCCGACCACGGCTACTGCCCCGAGTGCGGCACGCCGTACTCCTTCCGCCCGCAACTGCGCGTCGGCGACGAGATCGGCGAGGCGAGCCGGCAGACGTACCGCGTGCTCGGCTATCTCTCGCCGGGCGGCACGAGCTGGGTGTACCTCGCCGAGGACACCGAGCTGAAGGACCTGCGGGTGGTGCTCAAGGCCCAGATCAACAACAGCGACGCGATCGCCCGCCTGCGCGCGGTCGAGGAGATGCGCTCGCTCGCCTCGCTGCACCACCGGGACGTGGTCGGCGTCATCTCCTCGCGCAAGCACCTCGCGCCGGGCGAGGAGGAGCCCACCGACTACATCGTGATGGAGTACGTCGCCGGGCGCCCGCTGAACCTGCTGCTCAGGTCGAACCCGGACGAGCTGGAGGAGCTGTTCGGCGAGCCGTTCGCCCTCGACCACGTGGTGACGTACGGCTGCAAGATCCTCGGCGCCCTGGAGTACCTGCACGACCAGGGGCTGCTCTACTGCGACATGAAGCCCGCGAACGTCATCCACTACGGCCGGCAGATCAAGTTGATCGACCTGGGTGCGGTGCGCCGCAAGGACGACCGCGCCACCCGGCTGTCGTACACCCGCAACTACGCCCCGCCGTCACGGGAGTTGAGTCAGCGCGGGTTCCATGTCGACAGCGACCTGTTCACGGTCGGCCGCACCCTGAACGAGCTGTACGACAAGGCGGTGCCGGCCGCCGGGCTCGCCGAGCGCTCCTTCGACCGGCTGATCGCCCGCGCCACGCACGACGACCCGGCCGCCCGCTTCACCTCGGCGGCGCAGATGTCCCGGCAGTTGTGGGAGGTGCTGCGGGAGCACCGCGCGCTGAGCCGGCACGAGCGGCACCCCGAGCGCTCCACCCGGTTCGAGCCGACCGCGGTGCTCTTCGGCGCGGTGCTCGGTGAGGCGCCGGGCACCGGCTACTGGACGGGGCGGGGCGGGCGGACCGAGCGGGGCGGGCGGGCCGGGCAGGCCGTCGGGGCCGCACCGGAGCTGGAGTTCGGCGCGCCCGGCCCGAAGGAGGTGGCCCGCGCGCTGCCGGTGCCGATCCCCGACCCGGACGACGGCGCCGTGGTCTTCCTCGGCCGGCTGGGCGCGGCGGTGCCCGAGCGCGTCGCGGAGCGGGTGCTGCACGATCCGCCGCTGCGTACGGTCGAGGTCGCGCTGTGGCTGTGCCGCGGCTACCTGTGGCGCGGCGGCGAGGAGGCGGCCGGCCAGGCCGCGGCGTGGCTGGCCGAGGCGGAGCGGCTGATGGGCCCGGACGCCGCGTCCTACGACTGGCGGCTCGCCTGGCACCGCGGCCTGCGCGACCTGATGAACGACCAGGTGCGCACGGCGCAGGGCTACTTCGAGGCCGTCTACGACATCGTGCCCGGCGAGTGGGCGCCCAAGCTCGCGCTCGGCTACTGCGCCGAGCGCCTGCGCGACCCCGAGCAGGACGTCAGCCGCTACTACGAGGCGGTCTGGGAACGCGACCGCACCCAGGGCAGCGCCGCGTTCGGCCTGGCCCGCGGCCACCTGCGCGCCGGGCACCGTACGGCGGCGGTCCGGGTGCTGGGCGAAGTCCCCTCCACCTCACGGCATTACGACACCGCGCGGATCGCGATGATCCGGGTGCTCACCGGGCGGCTGCCGGGCGCCGACCCCACCGCGGCCGACCTGCGCGACGCCGCCGACCGGATCGCCGAACAGCCCTCCGGCGCGGCCAAGAAGCGGCTGGTCGCGGAGGTGCGGGAGCAGGAGTACGCGCGACGGCTGGCGGCCGCGACGTCGCCGGGCGGGCCCGAGGAGGCGGCGTACAGCCGTGGCATCGGGTCCGGCAGCCAACCCGCCCAGGCAGGAGGCGCGTTGACGCGGCTGCGCGACCGGCTGGCCCGCCTGCCGGTGCTCGGCACCCACCGGCCGCCGACCGGTCCCGACGGCGCCTGGCTCGACCGGCCGTTCCCCGCGCTGCCACCCGGCGAGCTCTTCGAGGGCGCGGCCGACGGACGCCGGCTGGGCACGCTGCTGCACGAGTCGCTGCACGACCTGGCGGACCAGGGGCACGACGCGGCCGAGCGCGGCGAGCTTCTCGACCGGGCCTACGCGGTCCGTCCGGAGAGCAGGTTCTGA